One window of Oryza brachyantha chromosome 12, ObraRS2, whole genome shotgun sequence genomic DNA carries:
- the LOC102722067 gene encoding LOW QUALITY PROTEIN: probable indole-3-pyruvate monooxygenase YUCCA11 (The sequence of the model RefSeq protein was modified relative to this genomic sequence to represent the inferred CDS: substituted 1 base at 1 genomic stop codon) produces the protein MVDEGHIKSEVIWPLEEMLGDDLISVIYSHTYIDASHTGYASQPIATDSIVYKYLVLPANTYNTKKXKQHIQNSVPRLVLHCLLPLLFFSMEKALVLIVGAGPSGLATAACLSQLSIPYIIVEREGCTASLWRNHTYDRLKLHLAKEYCEMPHMPYPESTPTYVPKIQFLRYVDDYVEHFNICPRFNSSVESCLYDEVKKYWVVTTHDQVNGMVTKYAARFLVVATGENSAGNIPSIPGLEDFSGHVMHSSNFRSAISYVGQRVLVVGCGNSGMEIAYDLSSHGANTSIVIRSPLHVMTKELIHLGMKLASWRLPVKFVDFVLVVLAYLWFGNLSNYGIVRPNMGPLLLKAKTGRSAVIDVGTTELIRKGDIKVFGPISCIKGNVVEFNDGKESYFDAIVFATGYTSTANKWLKHGEGMMNNEGMPKKDFPNHWKGSNGLYCVGFARKGLSGISHDAKNVANDIKAFLDSMAPF, from the exons ATGGTAGATGAGGGTCACATAAAATCAGAAGTGATATGGCCCCTGGAGGAAATGTTGGGTGATGATTTGATTTCAGTGATATATAgtcatacatatattgatGCATCGCATACT GGATATGCATCACAGCCTATAGCGACCGACAGTATTGTGTATAAATACTTGGTACTCCCTGCTAATACATATaacaccaaaaaataaaaacaacatataCAGAACAGTGTCCCAAGATTAGTTTTACATTGTCTCcttcccctcctttttttctccatgGAGAAGGCTCTAGTTCTGATTGTTGGAGCAGGTCCATCCGGTCTCGCAACAGCAGCATGTCTTAGCCAGCTCTCCATACCGTATATCATCGTCGAGCGTGAGGGTTGTACCGCATCGCTGTGGCGTAATCACACATATGATCGCCTCAAGCTTCACCTTGCCAAGGAGTACTGCGAGATGCCCCACATGCCATATCCTGAGTCTACGCCGACCTACGTCCCCAAAATTCAGTTTCTGAGGTATGTGGATGATTATGTGGAGCACTTCAACATTTGCCCCAGGTTTAACTCATCTGTTGAGTCCTGCTTGTATGATGAAGTGAAAAAATACTGGGTTGTCACCACACATGACCAAGTGAATGGCATGGTGACCAAATATGCAGCTAGGTTCTTAGTTGTAGCGACTGGTGAGAATAGTGCAGGGAACATTCCTAGTATCCCTGGACTAGAGGATTTCTCTGGCCATGTCATGCACTCATCAAACTTTAGGTCAGCAATTTCTTATGTTGGGCAAAGGGTGCTTGTTGTTGGATGTGGGAACTCTGGCATGGAGATTGCTTATGACCTTTCAAGCCATGGAGCAAATACCTCCATAGTCATCCGCAGCCCT CTGCATGTTATGACAAAGGAGCTGATTCACCTGGGGATGAAACTTGCAAGCTGGCGCCTCCCAGTGAAATTTGTAGATTTTGTTCTTGTGGTTCTTGCATATCTCTGGTTTGGTAATCTCTCAAACTATGGCATTGTGAGGCCAAATATGGGGCCACTGCTTCTTAAGGCAAAGACTGGACGGTCTGCAGTCATAGATGTTGGCACCACTGAGCTAATAAGGAAAGGGGATATCAAG GTATTTGGTCCAATATCTTGCATCAAGGGGAATGTTGTTGAATTTAATGATGGGAAAGAGAGTTACTTTGATGCTATCGTTTTTGCTACAGGTTACACAAGCACTGCAAACAAATGGCTTAAG CATGGTGAGGGTATGATGAACAATGAAGGCATGCCGAAGAAGGACTTCCCAAATCATTGGAAAGGTTCAAATGGACTCTACTGTGTGGGGTTTGCAAGGAAAGGATTGTCTGGTATTTCTCATGACGCCAAAAACGTTGCTAATGACATCAAGGCCTTCCTAGATTCGATGGCACCattctaa